One stretch of Spartobacteria bacterium DNA includes these proteins:
- a CDS encoding LytTR family transcriptional regulator: EADGNYSRLHAADGKSYMARQTLTEWMKRLPPELFKRLDRRLVMNISAIRHVEYTGREATVEIGASGQTVSLGPAATRSLRRIIK, translated from the coding sequence GAGGCGGATGGCAATTACAGCAGACTTCATGCGGCTGATGGAAAAAGCTATATGGCCCGGCAGACCTTGACGGAATGGATGAAACGCCTGCCTCCTGAACTGTTCAAGCGTTTGGATCGAAGACTGGTCATGAACATTTCGGCCATACGCCATGTGGAGTACACCGGCCGTGAAGCGACCGTGGAAATCGGTGCATCCGGTCAGACTGTATCTCTGGGACCCGCCGCGACACGATCATTGCGCCGCATCATTAAATAG